A window of Gloeocapsopsis sp. IPPAS B-1203 contains these coding sequences:
- the trpE gene encoding anthranilate synthase component I: MVFPDFSQFSALAQQGNFVPVYQEWVADLDTPVSAWYKVCWNQPYSFLLESVEGGENIGRYSFVGCDPLWILEARGNRTTQRHRDGSEIVFEGDPFTALAECLAPYHPVKLPQLPPGIGGLFGFWGYELIRWIEPRVPVHQASETDLPDGLWMQVDHLLIFDQVKRKIWAVAYADLREAQGNLRQAYQKAESRVAQMVNKLQLSLSSQNTVLEWTPPGNSNSPKLDYTSNTSRSAYCANVQKAKEYIHAGDIFQVVLSQRLSTHYSGDPFSLYRSLRLINPSPYMAYFHFHDWQIIGSSPEVMVKAERDDSGSLIATVRPIAGTRPRGKTPQEDAALAEDLLQDPKEVAEHVMLVDLGRNDLGRVCQSGTVKVDELMVIERYSHVMHIVSNVVGKLASGQSAWNLLKACFPAGTVSGAPKIRAMEIIYELEKCRRGPYSGAYGYYDFEGQLNSAIAIRTMIVRNQTVSVQAGAGLVADSNPNREYEETLNKARGLLEAIRCLRIK, encoded by the coding sequence ATGGTTTTTCCCGATTTTTCCCAGTTTTCAGCCTTGGCTCAGCAGGGCAACTTTGTGCCAGTGTATCAAGAATGGGTTGCTGATTTAGATACACCTGTTTCTGCTTGGTACAAAGTCTGCTGGAATCAGCCGTATAGCTTTTTATTAGAATCGGTAGAAGGTGGAGAAAATATTGGACGTTATAGCTTTGTCGGATGCGATCCTCTATGGATTTTAGAAGCAAGAGGAAATCGTACAACACAGCGTCATCGAGATGGTTCGGAGATTGTTTTTGAGGGCGATCCCTTCACAGCTTTGGCAGAGTGTTTAGCACCTTATCATCCTGTTAAGTTACCTCAACTTCCTCCAGGAATCGGTGGATTGTTTGGTTTCTGGGGATATGAGTTAATTCGTTGGATTGAACCGCGAGTTCCAGTACATCAAGCAAGTGAAACGGATTTGCCTGATGGATTGTGGATGCAGGTCGATCATCTTCTGATTTTTGATCAAGTCAAACGCAAAATCTGGGCAGTTGCTTATGCTGATTTACGCGAGGCGCAAGGTAATCTTCGGCAAGCTTATCAAAAAGCTGAAAGCCGTGTTGCTCAAATGGTCAATAAACTACAGCTTTCTTTATCATCCCAAAATACAGTTTTAGAATGGACTCCACCAGGTAATAGTAATAGCCCCAAGCTGGATTATACCAGCAATACCTCGCGCAGTGCCTATTGTGCCAATGTCCAAAAAGCAAAAGAATATATTCATGCAGGAGATATTTTTCAAGTTGTTCTCTCACAGCGACTCTCTACTCATTACTCAGGCGATCCGTTTTCGCTGTATCGTTCTCTACGCTTAATTAATCCTTCACCATACATGGCTTACTTTCACTTCCATGACTGGCAGATTATTGGTTCTAGTCCAGAAGTCATGGTAAAAGCAGAACGCGATGATAGTGGTAGCCTGATAGCAACGGTACGACCGATCGCCGGAACGCGCCCTCGTGGTAAAACACCGCAAGAAGATGCTGCGTTAGCTGAAGATTTATTACAAGATCCGAAGGAAGTTGCAGAACACGTAATGCTTGTGGATTTAGGACGCAACGATCTTGGGCGTGTTTGTCAAAGCGGTACGGTAAAAGTTGATGAATTAATGGTGATTGAACGTTATTCTCACGTCATGCATATTGTCAGTAATGTTGTGGGAAAACTTGCTTCTGGACAAAGTGCTTGGAATTTACTTAAAGCTTGCTTTCCTGCTGGAACAGTCAGCGGCGCACCAAAGATTCGGGCAATGGAAATTATTTATGAACTTGAAAAATGTCGTCGTGGTCCTTATTCTGGTGCATATGGTTATTACGATTTTGAAGGACAACTCAATAGCGCGATCGCTATTCGCACAATGATTGTCCGCAACCAAACTGTGAGTGTTCAAGCTGGGGCTGGTTTAGTTGCTGATTCTAACCCTAATCGAGAATATGAAGAAACCCTGAACAAAGCAAGGGGACTTTTAGAAGCAATTCGCTGTTTGCGAATCAAATAG
- a CDS encoding MHYT domain-containing protein, producing the protein MTVIYNPYLVIVSAFIAVLASYTALDLAGRVATSKGADRKVWLVGGAIAMGTGIWSMHFIGMLAFSLHSSAQQIPVSYNLPMTIISLLAAVFASGLSLSLVSRPRVGLPTLLTSAVFMGVGIGVMHYLGMAAMQMSATISYDPTLFLLSVALAVVVSLVALKLSIKFRRQTQNVNKKPQLIISALVMGAGILSLHYTGMAAARFVEDYERYAASASINNSSLAFYVACFTFLILGTTLVITSDKAGTEYSMRDS; encoded by the coding sequence ATGACAGTTATATACAATCCTTATTTAGTTATTGTCTCAGCATTTATTGCTGTACTTGCTTCTTACACAGCACTTGATCTTGCAGGTCGAGTAGCAACTTCCAAAGGTGCCGATCGCAAAGTATGGCTTGTAGGAGGTGCGATCGCAATGGGAACAGGCATTTGGTCAATGCACTTTATTGGCATGCTTGCTTTCTCATTACATAGCTCAGCACAACAAATTCCAGTCAGTTATAATCTGCCGATGACAATCATCTCATTATTAGCAGCAGTATTTGCCTCTGGATTGTCACTCTCACTTGTGAGCCGTCCTCGCGTAGGTTTACCAACTTTGCTAACCAGTGCAGTTTTTATGGGTGTTGGTATTGGTGTGATGCATTACCTTGGTATGGCAGCAATGCAAATGAGTGCAACAATTAGCTACGATCCTACTTTGTTTTTACTTTCAGTAGCACTTGCAGTTGTGGTATCGCTAGTAGCATTAAAGCTATCGATCAAATTCCGCCGCCAGACTCAGAATGTTAACAAAAAGCCACAGCTAATTATAAGTGCTTTGGTTATGGGTGCTGGAATTTTATCTCTACACTATACTGGCATGGCAGCAGCAAGATTCGTAGAAGATTACGAACGCTATGCGGCAAGTGCAAGCATTAACAACAGTTCCTTGGCATTTTACGTTGCTTGCTTCACGTTTTTGATCTTGGGTACAACCTTGGTTATCACCTCTGATAAAGCTGGTACAGAATACAGTATGCGAGATTCCTGA